AGCACACGCCCATGTTGACACGTATCAAGCCGGGGTCTGTGCGTATCAAAGCGCCGTTGAAAGAAGAGGAACTGATTTATGTTTCCGGCGGCATGCTCGAAATTCAACCGGATGTAGTGACAATTCTGGCCGATACTGCTGTGCGTGGAGCCAATCTGGATGAAGCAAAAGCGAGCGAAGCCAAGAAACGGGCGGAGGAAGCCATGAAAGACCGATCTTCCGCCATGGACTACGCGCGGGCTCAGGCGGAGCTGGCCGAAGCGATCGCGCAGCTGGCGGCAATTCAAAAACTGCGCAAACGCGGACATTAACTATCCGCTTTCGGTAAAGGGCGGCCTCGACCGCCCTTTTTTATTGCTATGCCCTGATCGCTGAATGGCGTCTCGCATCGTAGATGGAATACTTGCAGCTGTGTCTCCTTCGCGAACGCCCAACATGCTGTCGCCTTGGCTTCGTGGTCCGCGATGTGATAAATTATCGTTATCCAAGCCGCTGGTTTGAAGCTGTCAATGCTCTTGCTTCTTCCGGCAATTAGCGCGCCGCAGGCGCGCCTGCGACAAAAGAACGCCGCGGTCACGAATCTCTAATTATCCCTCATTGATGTGTCCAAACTGAATATCGTTATTCTTGCTGCCGGACTTGGCAAGCGCATGCATTCGGCGCTGCCTAAGGTGCTGCATCCGCTGGCAGGTAAACCTCTCCTTGCGCATGTGCTCGATGCGGCGCGGGCTTTATCTCCCCAGCAAATATGCGTGGTGTTCGGTCATGGTGGGGAAGCTGTGCCGAAGGCAGTGGGCGGTGAAGATCTGATATGCGTGCGGCAGGAACCGCAACTGGGGACCGGACATGCGTTAATGCAGGCGCTGCCACATCTCGACGAGGAGGGGGCGACCCTTGTGTTATATGGGGACGTCCCGCTCACCAGCATTGAAACCCTGAAAAAACTCATTTCGACGGCAGCGGGAGAAACTTTCGCGCTGCTAACGGTGGAGCTCACCAACCCTTCCGGCTACGGGCGAATTGTGCGGAACGACACGGGCGCGGTAATCGCCATTGTCGAGGAAAAAGATGCGACTGAATCCCAGCGTAAAATCCGTGAGATAAAC
The window above is part of the Nitrosospira sp. Is2 genome. Proteins encoded here:
- a CDS encoding F0F1 ATP synthase subunit epsilon; this encodes MGVFHVDIVSAEESIYSGPAEFLVAPAEGGEVGIYPQHTPMLTRIKPGSVRIKAPLKEEELIYVSGGMLEIQPDVVTILADTAVRGANLDEAKASEAKKRAEEAMKDRSSAMDYARAQAELAEAIAQLAAIQKLRKRGH